From a region of the Arachis ipaensis cultivar K30076 chromosome B09, Araip1.1, whole genome shotgun sequence genome:
- the LOC107614646 gene encoding putative F-box/LRR-repeat protein At3g58880, which produces MDTISDLPDCILLHILSFLPTKTVFLTTVLSRRWTHLCHHLQHLHFDQNQFRNRNTWSDFSAKKRFLDIVNWILSRHKAPPIRTFRLTCDLNQSDEYTVEWFIRKVLGPNLEELNLQLSSNCCSDPKVAIPNGVFSCTSLVTLRLNGCHVRIPPPSAPSCRYHLPSLKTLQLYYVKISDGNLEEILSHCTALETLILGHVRQSFVKVQLSICFPSLKSLHFKSFYGDALRLLVIDTPSLKRLDIQFVSWFHEIRVRNLHNVDEASINIAQQSIVLEFLVELCRIRILELGFLTVDFLPEVPPHRIPEFTCLHTLELTVRCFDTRYIMNMLQKCPILKLLAIVFIITNHKMVFHVLMFKL; this is translated from the coding sequence ATGGACACCATCAGCGACTTGCCGGATTGTATACTGTTACACATCCTCTCCTTCCTCCCTACCAAAACCGTCTTCCTCACCACCGTCCTCTCTCGCCGCTGGACCCACCTCTGCCACCACCTCCAACACCTCCACTTCGACCAAAACCAATTTCGAAACCGCAATACTTGGTCAGATTTCAGTGCAAAAAAGCGATTTCTCGACATTGTTAATTGGATTCTCTCCCGCCACAAAGCGCCGCCAATTCGAACCTTTCGTCTCACCTGTGACCTAAATCAATCCGATGAATACACTGTGGAGTGGTTCATTAGAAAGGTTTTAGGGCCAAACCTCGAGGAATTGAACCTCCAACTCTCCTCCAACTGTTGCTCCGATCCCAAAGTCGCTATTCCCAACGGCGTTTTCAGCTGCACTTCCCTCGTGACTCTCCGTTTAAACGGATGCCACGTAAGAATCCCTCCGCCTTCTGCCCCGTCGTGCCGTTATCACTTGCCATCGCTCAAGACACTGCAATTGTATTATGTCAAAATCTCTGATGGTAACTTGGAGGAGATTCTCTCTCACTGCACTGCTCTTGAGACTCTTATTCTTGGCCATGTCCGTCAATCCTTCGTGAAGGTCCAATTGAGTATTTGTTTTCCTTCTTTGAAGAGTTTGCACTTCAAATCTTTTTATGGTGACGCTCTTAGATTGCTTGTTATAGACACACCATCTCTTAAACGTCTTGATATCCAATTTGTGTCGTGGTTTCACGAGATCCGTGTTCGCAACTTGCACAATGTGGATGAAGCCAGTATCAACATTGCTCAGCAATCCATTGTGCTCGAGTTTCTTGTGGAGCTTTGCAGGATAAGGATTTTGGAACTGGGTTTTTTAACGGTTGATTTTTTGCCTGAGGTTCCTCCGCATCGTATTCCAGAGTTTACCTGTTTACATACGCTAGAGCTTACTGTTAGGTGTTTTGACACCAGATACATAATGAATATGCTTCAGAAATGTCCCATTCTTaaacttcttgctattgtttttatCATTACTAATCATAAAATGGTATTTCATGTTCTCATGTTCAAGCTATGA
- the LOC107614645 gene encoding protein MAIN-LIKE 1-like — MRRQQGMRLDERYVPYLHMAGLYHLARMNDRWFRLDEPLVSAFVERWRPETHTFHMPFGECTITLQDVAYQLGLPVDGRDRFPDVIQGGRPAWVWFQELLGVLPPANQIQKFAVKCTWFQETFGECPKGADEETVRRYARAYIMMLLGTRLFAEKSGNRIHIRWLPYVARLEEMGGYSWGSTALAWLYRCMCRVTNKHVVKLAGPLQLLQSWIFWCFPGFRPGGYDTFSWPLASRWSGHNPSGSEKGPRVQMWRLRIDLLQSTDVSILIAYVNLINLS, encoded by the exons atgcggcggcagcagggcatgcgactcGACGAGAGGTACGTCCCGTACCTGCATAtggccggattataccatcttgcaAGGATGAACGATAGATGGTTCAGATTGGATGAGCCTCTTGTCAGTGCTTTCGTCGAGCggtggcgtccggagacgcacacatTCCACATGCCGTTCGGGGAGTGCACCATCACACTACAGGACGTGGCGTACCAGCTGGGCTTGCCGGTCGACGGACGTGACAGATTTCCAGATGTAATCCAGGGTGGCCGTCCAGCCTGGgtgtggttccaggagttgcttggTGTGTTACCTCCTGCGAACCAAATTCAGAAGTTCGCAGTGAAATGCACCTGGTTCCAGGAGACTTTTGGAGAGTGCCCGAAGGGAGCCGACGAGGAGACAGTGAGGCGCTATGCTCGTGCCTATATCATGATGCTGTTGGGCACTCGGTTGTTTGCCGAAAAGTCCGGCAATCgtattcacatcagatggctacCCTACGTGGctaggcttgaggagatgggtgGCTACAGCTGGGGGTCGACAGCACTAGCGTGGTTGTAtcggtgcatgtgccgagtgaCCAACAAACATGTGGTGAAGTTAGCCGGCCCGTTACAGTTACTTCAGTCCTGGATCTTTTGGTGCTTTCCTGGGTTTAGACCTGGTGGGTATGATACGTTCAGCTGGCCCTTGGCGTCAAG GTGGTCAGGTCACAATCCTTCTGGTAGCGAGAAAGGACCTCGAGTGCAGATGTGGAGGCTGAGGATAGACCTGTTACAGTCCACGGATGTGAGTATACTCATCGCTTATGTTAACTTAATTAACCTTTCATAG